In Halothermothrix orenii H 168, the sequence TCAAGGTCTGATAGGCCATTAACTTACTGTGAAACTCCTTTTCCAGACTCTTAATTCGATTCTGAAGTTCTTGGTTTAGCTCTTCTTCTTTTTGTTTAAATAATCTTTCCTTTTTAGCCTCTATTTCCCTGAGTTTGTTTTCATAGTCCTCTTTTTCTTCAGGTGTTAATTCAATAATTTCTAACTTGAGTTTATAATTTAATATATCAGGATAATATTGATTGGTAATATCCTGCCTGTATCCCATAAGTTTGTTTAAAGTTTCCTGTTTTAGTCTGCTAACCATTTTTTCCAGTTTAGAGCCAAAGACTTCTTTTTTAACCAGTAATTTTTCTCTGACTTCCTGTAGTTTTTTATCCTCAAAGGTCTTTAATTCCTTTAACATCTCCTGATGTTTTTCATCTATTTTTTGCTGGTATTCTTCCCTGACATTATTGAGTATTTCCTCAATATGTGACTCAATATCCTGTTTTTTTTGCAGATACATCTTTTGCTGCTTTTCCAGGAGGGATAGCTGTCTTTTTATTGAGTCTTTCCGGGCTTCAATAAGCTCTGTTTCCATCTCAACCTCAAAATCCAGTTCATCTTCTATCCTCTGCTCCAGATTGCCAGTTCCGGGTTCAGGGGATGTATTCCCATGTGGCATACGGGCACTGAACACAGTAATACCAGAAAGTAAAATCAAGATTAACAGTAATACTATCTTTCTCTTTCCCATCACATCCCCTGCCCCCTTTCTATTATAATTATTAATTAAGTTTAATGAAAGTTGTTACCCGTTTTTGAGATAAGAAAAATTAATTATAAATACTATCTTAATTCCGGGAATTGCCCTTATCATCTAAACTAACATCAGTGTCCACTACCCCTTTTTCTGTTTCCTCATAATTTTCTTTAATATAATCTATAACATCCTGGGTTAAATCATAACCACCGTAAATAACATTCTTTTTATCAAGGACGAGCCTGACCTTTTTCTGTTCGGCAACTATTTTTATAGCCTTATCAATTTTAACCAGCAAGCCATGGATCATTTCCTGTTCCTGTCTTGTCAATTTCATCTGGTATTCATTTACCAGTTCCTGCTGTTCTGATTCCGGCAGGTTTTTAGCCTTTTCCTCAAGCTCAGCCTGCATGGACTGGGCCAGCTGGTTAAGCTCTTTTTCCGCTTTAACTTTTTCCGGATGTTCATTGAAGACTGCCTGAACATCTACATAGGCTATCTTACCCTCTGCTTCATCACCGGCTT encodes:
- a CDS encoding OmpH family outer membrane protein; translation: MNIKNKLVKNKLGYPTIILITVLVITFLFNPISILKAGDEAEGKIAYVDVQAVFNEHPEKVKAEKELNQLAQSMQAELEEKAKNLPESEQQELVNEYQMKLTRQEQEMIHGLLVKIDKAIKIVAEQKKVRLVLDKKNVIYGGYDLTQDVIDYIKENYEETEKGVVDTDVSLDDKGNSRN